The Anolis carolinensis isolate JA03-04 chromosome 1, rAnoCar3.1.pri, whole genome shotgun sequence genome window below encodes:
- the tmem37 gene encoding voltage-dependent calcium channel gamma-like subunit: MTAIAVQAQWLRAHGRPKKLFFETFIRSLIILCVAISVVLSSIAVCDGHWLFAKGKLFGLWHFCTISNNSALKCDTNLTLANVRGLNIGMTLARSMVSFAVVVAIFGLELLMVSQVCEDINSRRKWSMGSVLILASFLFSSAGVLSFLILLRDYISFTSFTLTFWCEFIAAFLFFLNGISGLHLNHLTFPWSRLRKINNDDQQFC, translated from the coding sequence GCCCAGTGGCTACGTGCTCATGGAAGGCCGAAGAAGTTGTTTTTTGAGACTTTTATCCGGAGCCTCATTATCCTCTGCGTTGCAATATCCGTTGTCCTGTCTTCCATCGCTGTGTGCGACGGCCACTGGCTTTTTGCCAAAGGAAAGCTCTTTGGATTGTGGCACTTCTGTACCATCAGCAACAACAGCGCCCTCAAATGCGACACCAACTTGACTTTGGCCAACGTCAGAGGACTGAACATCGGAATGACTCTTGCAAGAAGTATGGTGTCTTTTGCTGTTGTGGTGGCCATCTTTGGCCTGGAACTTCTCATGGTCTCGCAAGTCTGTGAAGACATCAACTCAAGAAGAAAATGGTCAATGGGATCGGTCCTCATTCTTGCCTCTTTTCTGTTCTCATCAGCTGGGGTGCTGAGCTTCTTAATCCTTCTGAGGGACTACATCTCCTTCACAAGCTTTACACTGACCTTCTGGTGTGAGTTTATTGctgccttccttttcttccttaatGGAATCAGTGGACTTCACCTTAATCACCTAACCTTCCCATGGAGCAGATTGAGAAAAATTAACAATGATGACCAACAGTTCTGCTAA